The genome window AGAGCGTCGGTCTACGGAACCGAAGGTCACGGGTTCGACTCCTGTCTGGCACGCCATTTGCGTATTACCGCTCTTCATGCGAAGAGCGGTTTTTTTGTTCCTTAAAACAGCCACATTAATTCTACAAACACACGTTTGACAGTTTTCTTCTCATCCCTCTATAATGTTTGCGTTCATTAAATTTCCACCTTCACGACGTTCATTCCGTACTTTTCTAGCGTCTGTACGCATGTTGATTCACCAACTTGACTATGCCATGGAGGCGATGGAATGAGTAATTATTATGCAGAAAAGCTCAATTCTATGAAATTGTTCCAAGTCTACGATACCAAGATCGACAGGGTAAAACAGTATTTTCGAGAAGAGTTGAACTTTGTTCGCCGTGATTTACATGGTTATGAACGAGTTCTGGAATTAGGGTGCGGTTACGGAAGAGTCATGAAAGAGCTTGCTCCGAATGTAGGAACCCTCGTCGGTATCGACATTTCCCCAGATTCCGTCAGATTAGGAGAAGAGTACCTGAAAGATTGCCCCAATTGCGAAATAAAGGTGATGGATGCCCACAATCTTCAGTTCGACGAGCCTTTCGATATTGTCCTTTGCCTCCAGAATGGCATTTCCGCCTTAAAGGGAAAGGAAAAAAATCTTATAGATCAGAGTCTTAAAGTTCTCGTCCCAGGAGGAAAGGCGTATTTTAGCACATACAGTGCGAAGTTCTGGAATCATAGGGTGGCTTGGTTCCAAGAGCAGGCCGATAAGGGATTGCTTGGTGAGCTTGATATGGAAAAGACGAAAAACGGCCATATTGAATGTAAAGATGGATTCGTAGCCAACACATATACGTTCGAAGATTTTCAACGTTTTGCCGAAGAGAGCGGTTGCAGATACAAAATTGAAGAAGTCGATGAATCTAGCCTTTTCCTCGTGCTTCAAAAGTAGAAGGGTTTTATAATAGCCGCTAAAGGTGGTGGTTATATGTCTTTAACTACAGGAGACGCACTCATAATTGTTGATGTGCAAAATGATTTTTGTGAAGGAGGAGCATTGGCCGTTTCTGGTGGCGACGATGTTGTTCCTGTTATAAATGCCCTCTCTCGTTACTGCGAAAATCGGCATATTCCTGTGTACTTTTCCAGAGATTGGCACCCGTCAGATCATGTGAGTTTTAAGGCGCAGGGTGGCCCGTGGCCTCCCCATTGCGTTCAGAGCGAGAGGGGAGCAGCCTTCCATCCTGATTTATATATTCCTGAAAGAGCGGTCATTGTAAGTAAAGGAACCGCACCAGATAAAGACGCCTATTCAGCCTTTGAAGGAACCGATCTGCTTCATAAGCTTCGAGAGCAGTCTATATTGAGAGTATTTGTATGTGGCCTGGCTACAGACTATTGTGTAAAGAGTACGGCTCTCGACGCTTTGAACGAAGGTTTTGAGGTCTTTGTTATTACAGATGGCATGAGAGGCGTTAACGTACAGCCAGATGATAGTCGACATGCCTTTGAAGAGCTTGAAAATAAGGGAGCTTTCCTCACTACAAGTTACGAAGTAGTGGAGTCATAAAATCGAAAGATAGCAGAAAAGACCTCACTATGGAGGTCTTTTCTGCTTGTTTCTATATCGCTGGTTTTAAGGGAAATGTGGTTTTGAACGCCACACGTGGGGACAAATTTTATTCCCGAATTTATTAAAAGCCTAATAGTCGTCCGACCTGATAAACGAGAACAGATGCGCCATAGGCGATGAGAGTAGTGTACCCGACCATGAAAAAGGTCCATTTCCAACTATTAGTTTCCCTTTTGAAAGCGGCAACAGCTGCTACACATGGTACGTAAAGCAATGTCATTACAAGAAAAGCATAGGCACTTAGCGGAGTGAAAAGGGTAGGCAAAACAGCAGCTAATCCTTCTTCGCCGCCAGCTAAGAGAGTGCCCAGTGTTCCTACAACAATTTCTTTTGCTAAAAATCCAAAGAAGAGCGCTACGCCAGCTTGCCAGAAACCAAAGCCTGCAGGAGACAAAATTGGAGCAATGACGTCACCTATTTGACCAATGATGCTTTCATGAGATCCGTATTCCACCCCAAAGGGCAGACTTCCAAGTATCCAGACAAGAACAACGGCTCCGAAGATAATGGTTCCTGCCTTTTTTAAGAAGAGACCGGCCCGTTCCCATGCGCTTATTGCAACAGCTCTAACTTGGGGCAGGTGATAGGGCGGCAATTCCATAACAAATTGAGAAGATTCACCTTTAAAGAGGGTGCTTCCCAGTATCTTCGCAGAGATGATTGCAATAACGATTCCCAACACGTAGAGCGAAAACACGACTGTTCCTGCGTGGGAACCAAAGAATGCCCCTGCTATAAGTAAGTAGACAGGAAGTCGGGCAGAGCAGCTCATAAAGGGTAATACTAAAAGAGTAATCATGCGGTCTCGAGGACGTTCCAGAACTCGGGTTGCCATAATGGAGGGGACATTACAGCCAAAACCCATTAACATCGGTATAAAACTCTTTCCGTGTAACCCTATAGCTCTCATGATTCTGTCCATAACGAAAGCTCCACGAGCCATATAGCCAGAATCTTCGAGAATAGCGATAAAGGCAAAGAGGATCAGGATGTGAGGAAAAAACACGATGACTGACCCTACGCCTCCAATAACGCCGTCTGCCACGAAACTTCCTGCAAGAGATGGTAATCCGGCATTTTGCATGAGGAAAGTTACCTTTTCTCCAAACATGGCAATAGCTCCGCCAAGATAATCCGCAATGGGATCGCCAATAGCATAGGTAAAGCGGAACATAAACCAGGTTATAAGAAGAAATATCGGCAGTCCCCATATTTTGTGAGTTACTATTCGATCTATTTTGTCCGAGAGAGAGAGCTCATTTTTAAGGGAAATGTCTCGCTCTACTATTTTCTGAGTGAGTGTGGAAATAAAGTTCCAGCGTCGTTCTATCACTGCTGTTAAAAGATCGTAGCCAAGCTCCTGTTCAAGTCGTTCGTTTTCTTCATCGAGAAGAGTGCGAATATGTTCGGCCTCACCGCATTTTTCAAGTACGGAAAGAATAACAGCATCTCCTTCAGCTAGTCGAAGGGCGGCCAGTTGCCGGCTCATTCCCGTCTCTCTCAACGCTACAGAGCTTATTGCCTTCGCTAGCTTTTCAAGTGATTGGTTAACAGTTTCTCCGTAGGGTATCATCAAGGGGGCTTCAGATTCCTTGGCGTCAACACGTTTCTTTACAGTCTTTATCAGGTCGTTAATTCCCTTTTTTT of Aminobacterium sp. MB27-C1 contains these proteins:
- a CDS encoding class I SAM-dependent methyltransferase; translation: MSNYYAEKLNSMKLFQVYDTKIDRVKQYFREELNFVRRDLHGYERVLELGCGYGRVMKELAPNVGTLVGIDISPDSVRLGEEYLKDCPNCEIKVMDAHNLQFDEPFDIVLCLQNGISALKGKEKNLIDQSLKVLVPGGKAYFSTYSAKFWNHRVAWFQEQADKGLLGELDMEKTKNGHIECKDGFVANTYTFEDFQRFAEESGCRYKIEEVDESSLFLVLQK
- the pncA gene encoding bifunctional nicotinamidase/pyrazinamidase, whose product is MSLTTGDALIIVDVQNDFCEGGALAVSGGDDVVPVINALSRYCENRHIPVYFSRDWHPSDHVSFKAQGGPWPPHCVQSERGAAFHPDLYIPERAVIVSKGTAPDKDAYSAFEGTDLLHKLREQSILRVFVCGLATDYCVKSTALDALNEGFEVFVITDGMRGVNVQPDDSRHAFEELENKGAFLTTSYEVVES
- the feoB gene encoding ferrous iron transport protein B; this translates as MGSTTLALAGNPNTGKTSLFNLITGSKQHVGNWPGVTVERKEGFFSYDGMDFTLVDLPGIYSLGAASIDEQVASEFLMTAKPKLTITVVDASNLERSLYLVLQMLEAGQSLVVALNMSDIAMNKGIRIDHKKLEEALGVPVVSTVAREKKGINDLIKTVKKRVDAKESEAPLMIPYGETVNQSLEKLAKAISSVALRETGMSRQLAALRLAEGDAVILSVLEKCGEAEHIRTLLDEENERLEQELGYDLLTAVIERRWNFISTLTQKIVERDISLKNELSLSDKIDRIVTHKIWGLPIFLLITWFMFRFTYAIGDPIADYLGGAIAMFGEKVTFLMQNAGLPSLAGSFVADGVIGGVGSVIVFFPHILILFAFIAILEDSGYMARGAFVMDRIMRAIGLHGKSFIPMLMGFGCNVPSIMATRVLERPRDRMITLLVLPFMSCSARLPVYLLIAGAFFGSHAGTVVFSLYVLGIVIAIISAKILGSTLFKGESSQFVMELPPYHLPQVRAVAISAWERAGLFLKKAGTIIFGAVVLVWILGSLPFGVEYGSHESIIGQIGDVIAPILSPAGFGFWQAGVALFFGFLAKEIVVGTLGTLLAGGEEGLAAVLPTLFTPLSAYAFLVMTLLYVPCVAAVAAFKRETNSWKWTFFMVGYTTLIAYGASVLVYQVGRLLGF